One genomic window of Candidatus Trichorickettsia mobilis includes the following:
- a CDS encoding pyruvate dehydrogenase complex dihydrolipoamide acetyltransferase, which translates to MPIKILMPALSPTMTSGNLTKWLKQEGDKVSSGEVIVEIETDKATMEVEAVDEGIMGKIICAAGSENIAVNSLIAVLLEEGEDAGMLEGFIQAASAVAGHSSASDNPSAGGDSVKPVEILASAEITETAVPRIFASPLAKKIAAQSGVNLANISGSGPHGRIIKSDILAAQSSSNNCEQNLINSKLSRNTEEYRAVPNSNVRKIIAKRLLESKQTIPHFYLSIECNVDKLLALRQELNSAGTNDSTNKVSVNDFVILAMAKALREVGEANASWQLDAIHYYNNVDISVAVAIAGGLITPVIKSADKKDIISLSNEVKDLAKRARENKLLPEEFQGGGFTISNLGMYGIKNFSAIINPPQSCILAVGESVKRPVIINDQITIATMMELTLSCDHRVVDGVIGAKLLAAFKKLIERPILMLV; encoded by the coding sequence ATGCCAATAAAGATTTTAATGCCCGCTTTATCTCCGACTATGACCTCAGGCAATCTGACAAAATGGTTGAAGCAGGAAGGAGATAAGGTTTCTTCAGGAGAAGTAATAGTAGAAATTGAAACTGATAAAGCAACGATGGAAGTAGAAGCTGTCGATGAAGGGATAATGGGTAAGATTATCTGTGCTGCTGGTAGTGAGAATATAGCGGTTAATTCATTGATTGCAGTATTACTTGAGGAAGGAGAGGATGCTGGTATGCTGGAAGGTTTTATCCAAGCAGCATCAGCTGTTGCTGGCCATTCCAGCGCTTCCGATAATCCTAGTGCAGGCGGGGATTCAGTAAAACCTGTTGAGATTCTTGCTAGTGCAGAAATTACTGAAACTGCTGTGCCTCGGATATTCGCATCGCCTTTAGCAAAAAAAATTGCAGCACAATCCGGTGTTAACCTAGCAAATATAAGTGGTAGTGGCCCTCATGGGCGAATTATAAAATCAGATATATTGGCTGCGCAGAGTTCATCAAATAATTGCGAGCAAAATTTAATTAACAGTAAACTATCTAGGAATACTGAAGAATATCGTGCTGTACCTAATAGTAATGTCAGAAAAATTATCGCTAAAAGATTATTGGAATCTAAACAAACAATACCTCATTTTTATCTTTCAATAGAATGTAATGTCGATAAATTACTTGCTTTGCGGCAAGAGCTTAATAGTGCCGGCACCAATGATTCAACTAACAAGGTTTCGGTTAATGATTTTGTAATTTTAGCAATGGCAAAAGCACTGCGAGAAGTAGGAGAGGCGAATGCTAGCTGGCAATTGGATGCAATACATTATTACAATAATGTCGATATTTCAGTAGCTGTAGCGATTGCTGGTGGACTTATCACTCCGGTAATTAAATCAGCAGATAAAAAAGATATAATTAGTTTGTCTAATGAAGTGAAGGATTTGGCCAAAAGAGCTAGAGAAAATAAATTATTGCCGGAAGAATTTCAAGGTGGTGGTTTTACCATTTCTAACCTTGGGATGTATGGTATTAAAAATTTCAGCGCGATTATCAATCCACCACAAAGCTGTATCCTGGCCGTTGGTGAAAGCGTAAAACGCCCGGTTATAATAAATGATCAAATAACAATTGCTACGATGATGGAGCTAACACTTTCCTGTGATCATCGAGTAGTAGATGGTGTCATTGGAGCAAAATTGTTGGCAGCATTTAAAAAATTGATCGAGAGACCTATTTTGATGTTGGTTTAG
- a CDS encoding pyruvate dehydrogenase complex E1 component subunit beta, giving the protein MKRTTVREALRLAMREEMQRDNNVFIIGEEVAEYNGAYKVTQGLLDEFGAKRVIDTPITEHGFTGLAIGAAFAGLRPIVEFMTFNFAMQAIDQIINSAAKTHYMSGGEIKCPIVFRGPNGAAARVGAQHSQNYAAWYAHIPGLKVIAPYSAEDAYGLLVTAIRDNNPVIFLENEILYGQAFEIPDSLEPIPFGQAKIVTTGSDVTIVTFSLQVKFALAAAEILQADGISVEVIDLRTIRPLDINTIITSVKKTNCLVTVEEGWFNCGIGTTIASLVMQEAFDYLDAPIAIVTGKDVPLPYAANLEKLALPSVEDIVMAAKKVCYTRY; this is encoded by the coding sequence ATGAAACGAACTACAGTACGTGAAGCATTGCGTTTAGCGATGCGTGAAGAGATGCAGAGAGATAATAATGTATTTATTATAGGAGAGGAAGTTGCCGAATATAATGGAGCTTATAAGGTAACTCAAGGCTTACTCGATGAATTTGGTGCAAAGAGAGTAATCGATACGCCGATAACTGAGCATGGTTTTACTGGTCTTGCAATTGGTGCAGCTTTTGCCGGACTTAGGCCTATTGTTGAGTTTATGACTTTTAATTTTGCGATGCAGGCTATAGACCAGATTATTAATTCGGCAGCTAAAACTCATTATATGTCAGGCGGCGAAATAAAGTGCCCGATAGTGTTTCGTGGCCCTAATGGAGCGGCAGCTAGAGTAGGAGCTCAACATAGCCAAAATTATGCTGCCTGGTATGCTCACATTCCTGGATTAAAAGTAATAGCACCTTATAGTGCAGAAGATGCATATGGTTTGCTGGTTACGGCTATACGAGATAATAATCCGGTGATTTTTTTAGAAAACGAGATTTTATATGGCCAAGCTTTTGAAATACCGGATAGTTTGGAGCCTATACCATTTGGACAAGCTAAAATAGTAACAACTGGTAGTGATGTTACTATTGTTACTTTTTCGCTACAGGTAAAATTTGCTCTCGCAGCTGCTGAAATTTTACAAGCTGATGGAATTAGTGTTGAAGTAATAGATTTACGTACCATTCGACCATTAGATATTAATACTATAATTACCTCAGTAAAAAAAACCAACTGTTTAGTGACAGTTGAAGAAGGGTGGTTTAATTGTGGTATAGGTACTACTATTGCAAGTCTGGTAATGCAGGAGGCATTTGATTATTTGGATGCACCAATAGCAATAGTAACAGGTAAGGATGTGCCGTTGCCATATGCAGCTAATTTAGAAAAATTAGCTTTACCGAGTGTAGAAGATATAGTCATGGCCGCCAAAAAAGTCTGTTATACTCGGTATTAA
- the pdhA gene encoding pyruvate dehydrogenase (acetyl-transferring) E1 component subunit alpha, whose protein sequence is MMINLKKYKLDAAQYLRAYKQMLLLRRFEEKCGQFYGMGLIGGFCHLYIGQEAVITGIDMVKSPNDSTITSYRDHAHIILSGTEPKYVLAELMGKSGGCSKGKGGSMHMFNVSGKFYGGHGIVGAQVPIGTGLAFAEKYLESTNISFTFLGDGAVNQGQVYEAMNMAALWKLPVIYIIENNEYSMGTSVERSTAMTDLYRKGESFAIQGLQVDGMDIEAVYAATRQATEFVRAGNGPMILEMKTYRYRGHSMSDPATYRSKDEVEQYKDRDPLAEVKQKILDKKYASAEDLKLIEKKVKEIIQEAVSFAELSTAPAEHELYSEVYLV, encoded by the coding sequence ATTATGATCAATTTAAAAAAATATAAATTAGATGCTGCTCAATATTTGAGAGCATATAAACAAATGTTATTACTTAGGCGTTTTGAAGAAAAATGCGGCCAGTTTTATGGTATGGGGTTGATTGGTGGTTTTTGTCATTTATACATAGGCCAGGAAGCGGTAATCACTGGGATAGATATGGTAAAATCGCCAAATGACAGTACTATTACCAGTTATCGTGATCATGCCCATATAATTTTATCCGGCACTGAACCTAAATATGTACTGGCAGAATTAATGGGCAAGAGTGGTGGATGCTCAAAAGGCAAGGGCGGATCGATGCATATGTTTAATGTTTCTGGTAAATTTTATGGTGGTCATGGTATAGTAGGGGCACAAGTGCCAATCGGTACCGGGCTTGCTTTTGCCGAGAAATACTTAGAATCAACAAACATTTCTTTTACTTTTTTAGGGGACGGTGCGGTTAATCAGGGGCAGGTATATGAGGCGATGAATATGGCTGCTTTATGGAAATTACCGGTTATTTACATTATCGAAAATAATGAATATTCAATGGGCACCTCGGTTGAGCGCTCCACTGCCATGACTGATTTATATAGAAAAGGTGAATCTTTTGCTATTCAAGGATTGCAAGTAGATGGCATGGATATTGAAGCAGTATATGCTGCAACCAGACAGGCAACAGAGTTTGTAAGAGCAGGGAATGGACCAATGATTCTAGAAATGAAAACTTATCGCTATCGTGGTCACTCAATGTCTGATCCCGCTACTTATCGTAGTAAAGATGAAGTTGAACAGTATAAAGATCGCGATCCTTTAGCTGAAGTCAAGCAGAAAATTTTAGACAAGAAATATGCATCAGCAGAAGATTTGAAATTGATAGAAAAAAAGGTAAAAGAGATAATCCAGGAAGCAGTGAGCTTTGCAGAATTGTCGACAGCACCTGCGGAGCATGAACTTTATAGTGAAGTATATTTAGTATGA
- a CDS encoding cytochrome c oxidase subunit 3 has translation MANKQHPFHLVDLSPWPILTAFSMLLVTSGSVMVMHHYFTGEYVLGLGVCSLLYCLYHWWRDVVHEGIIGKHHTIPVRTGLRIGMALFILSEIMFFAVFFGSFFKAHLDPVGILDGAWVVKEGVWPPAGIETFDPWDIPFLNTLILLLSGTTVTWAHYAMEENNQKDCVTALGYTVLLGILFTTMQAYEYHHAKFKLSDGIYAANFYLATGFHGLHVIIGTIFLAVCYFRAKNGDFAKGNGYLGFEFAAWYWHFVDVVWLFLFTFIYVLGR, from the coding sequence ATGGCAAACAAACAGCACCCATTTCACCTAGTTGATCTTAGCCCCTGGCCTATTCTTACAGCATTTTCAATGTTATTAGTTACTTCTGGTAGCGTAATGGTTATGCATCATTACTTTACTGGAGAATATGTACTTGGCCTGGGGGTATGCTCATTATTATATTGTTTATATCACTGGTGGCGTGATGTAGTCCATGAAGGTATTATTGGTAAACACCATACTATACCAGTAAGAACAGGGCTTCGTATTGGCATGGCGTTGTTTATTTTATCAGAGATAATGTTTTTTGCGGTATTTTTTGGATCTTTTTTTAAAGCTCATCTAGATCCAGTAGGTATTCTAGATGGTGCTTGGGTTGTAAAAGAAGGTGTTTGGCCACCTGCCGGTATTGAAACTTTTGACCCATGGGACATACCTTTTCTTAATACTTTAATCTTATTATTATCTGGAACAACGGTTACCTGGGCTCATTATGCTATGGAAGAAAACAATCAAAAAGACTGTGTTACCGCATTAGGATATACCGTATTACTGGGTATTTTGTTCACTACTATGCAAGCTTATGAATACCATCACGCCAAATTCAAATTAAGCGATGGTATCTATGCGGCAAATTTTTACTTAGCCACAGGTTTTCATGGCTTACATGTAATTATTGGTACAATTTTTCTTGCTGTTTGTTATTTCCGCGCTAAGAATGGAGACTTCGCGAAAGGTAATGGCTATCTAGGGTTTGAATTTGCTGCCTGGTATTGGCATTTTGTTGATGTAGTATGGTTATTTTTGTTTACTTTTATATATGTATTAGGTAGGTAG
- a CDS encoding cytochrome c oxidase assembly protein, with the protein MKPSNRKLALSLVGLSVSMIFLSFASVPIYSLFCKVTGFGGTTQQAFQSYHLQKGKKQLVIEFDANVDPALPWRFIPKQRRVSILPGQNTLVFYESENISNVDIIGTSVYNVTPNKAGRYFVKIHCFCFEEQLLLAGQKLLMPVSFFIDPEFENDPEMAAVDTITLSYSFFKIREVNNHK; encoded by the coding sequence ATGAAACCATCAAACAGAAAACTTGCTTTATCCTTGGTGGGATTGAGTGTGAGCATGATATTTTTAAGTTTTGCATCTGTTCCGATTTACAGCTTATTTTGTAAAGTTACAGGATTTGGTGGCACCACACAACAGGCGTTCCAATCTTATCATTTGCAAAAAGGTAAGAAACAACTGGTTATAGAATTTGATGCAAACGTCGATCCGGCATTACCATGGCGCTTCATACCTAAGCAACGACGGGTTTCAATATTACCAGGACAGAATACTTTGGTTTTTTATGAGTCTGAAAATATCAGTAATGTTGATATTATCGGCACTTCAGTCTACAACGTTACCCCCAATAAAGCTGGAAGATATTTTGTTAAAATTCACTGTTTTTGTTTTGAAGAACAATTATTGCTGGCAGGACAAAAATTGCTGATGCCTGTTTCGTTTTTTATTGATCCAGAATTTGAGAATGATCCAGAAATGGCAGCTGTTGACACTATCACTCTATCTTACAGTTTTTTTAAGATTCGTGAAGTCAATAATCATAAATAA
- the lptB gene encoding LPS export ABC transporter ATP-binding protein, which translates to MTAPANSLRIENISKSFIKRPILRGVSLQVTLGEVVGLFGPNGAGKTTCFSIIAGLVKADSGKLFFDNHDITNLPMYLRAQMGLGYLPQEPSIFRGLSVFDNLRAVIEITECDKEIIEQKAEDLLAEFSISHLKNSPSISLSGGERRRLEIARALASNPKFVMLDEPLAGIDPLAIIDIKHLVKYLKKRNIGILITDHNVRETLDIVDRAYIIYDGKVLMEGDPTEIVNSDKVREVYLGHSYTR; encoded by the coding sequence TTGACAGCGCCGGCCAATAGTTTAAGAATAGAAAATATTTCTAAATCATTCATCAAAAGACCTATTCTCAGAGGTGTATCGCTGCAGGTTACTCTTGGAGAAGTGGTGGGATTATTTGGTCCAAACGGAGCTGGTAAAACTACTTGCTTTAGTATTATTGCCGGATTGGTTAAAGCTGATTCAGGTAAATTATTTTTTGATAATCATGATATTACTAATTTACCAATGTATCTACGTGCACAGATGGGATTAGGATATCTACCTCAAGAACCATCAATCTTTCGAGGTTTATCGGTATTTGATAATTTGCGGGCAGTTATTGAAATTACAGAATGCGATAAGGAAATAATAGAACAAAAGGCAGAAGATTTATTAGCTGAATTTTCAATTAGTCATTTAAAAAATTCACCGTCAATCAGCCTATCTGGTGGTGAGAGACGCAGGCTGGAAATAGCTAGAGCCTTGGCTTCTAATCCCAAATTTGTGATGCTAGATGAGCCATTAGCTGGCATTGATCCACTTGCTATTATTGATATAAAACACTTAGTAAAATACTTAAAAAAGCGTAATATTGGTATTCTTATTACCGATCATAATGTAAGGGAAACATTAGATATAGTTGATCGAGCTTATATTATATATGATGGTAAGGTTTTAATGGAAGGTGATCCGACAGAAATAGTTAATAGTGATAAGGTACGAGAAGTTTATCTTGGCCACAGCTATACTCGGTGA
- a CDS encoding LptA/OstA family protein — MSCYSLTAYGDNSNLHIHSDNVTFDKNSRTVDFSGTVIIWFDDMILKTSVLKILYNSSAKGKQTIDKIIIPNKLSALKISNQNTIIADAAVYNHQQEELTLTGNIKFIYQDHILQTEKLLYYTRLNKIDHHNNKQQRATIDSAGQ, encoded by the coding sequence ATGAGCTGTTATTCATTAACAGCTTATGGTGACAATAGTAATTTACATATTCATTCTGATAATGTAACTTTTGATAAAAATAGTAGAACAGTAGATTTTTCTGGAACAGTCATCATATGGTTTGATGATATGATTTTAAAGACTTCTGTATTAAAGATATTATACAACAGCTCCGCTAAGGGCAAACAGACAATAGATAAAATAATAATTCCTAATAAATTATCAGCACTAAAAATATCTAACCAAAATACTATAATCGCTGATGCAGCGGTTTATAATCATCAACAGGAAGAGCTAACATTGACTGGTAATATTAAATTTATTTATCAGGATCATATTCTTCAGACTGAGAAATTACTATATTATACTAGGTTAAACAAAATTGACCACCATAACAACAAACAGCAACGAGCAACCATTGACAGCGCCGGCCAATAG
- the lptC gene encoding LPS export ABC transporter periplasmic protein LptC codes for MPFIKHYQRTISIFKFIFIIGITIILLLFYSWVNLPQVTIENNSKFTKSNTAISPSQNYEITMFNSIFEGISNNMQPYKIISDTAVKIAEDQYELKQIAARYKFFDNDILINARHALIDNDIKLITLTDNVQIMLNDLQCYTAEILVNLIDHKATSNEKVVVYYNNSRISADNLAADGTLNTMKLQGHVRARIDISDF; via the coding sequence ATGCCATTTATAAAACATTACCAACGGACAATAAGTATATTCAAATTTATATTTATTATTGGTATTACCATCATTTTACTTTTATTTTATTCTTGGGTTAATTTACCACAAGTGACAATTGAAAATAATTCAAAATTTACTAAATCAAATACTGCTATCTCACCATCGCAAAATTATGAAATTACTATGTTTAATTCTATTTTTGAAGGGATCAGCAATAATATGCAACCTTATAAAATTATATCGGATACAGCTGTAAAAATTGCAGAAGATCAATATGAATTAAAGCAAATTGCTGCACGATATAAATTCTTTGATAATGATATATTGATTAATGCACGGCACGCATTAATTGATAATGATATCAAATTAATTACATTAACAGATAATGTCCAGATTATGTTAAATGACTTACAATGTTATACTGCTGAGATACTGGTTAATTTGATTGATCATAAAGCTACCAGCAATGAGAAAGTAGTTGTTTATTACAACAACTCACGAATCAGTGCTGATAATTTAGCCGCTGATGGTACCCTCAATACCATGAAATTACAGGGTCATGTTCGAGCAAGGATTGATATTTCAGACTTCTAA
- a CDS encoding DUF4040 domain-containing protein — protein MFDNLFTIPSSLDFHASVYLLYIVTTTLIIISIKLIISLSLLENIVLMSVFSLLISLCYLLMDAPDVAMTEVALGSCLATCILLNFIKMLKTSPIIIKNNRIIPAVIICLLFSATLIWVMFDLPEYGDPSTALHTHLGQYYTTNTRIEIGTPSLAAGILASYRGYDTLGETSVILIAGLAVLLILSTTNKKYS, from the coding sequence ATGTTTGATAATTTGTTTACCATACCATCCTCATTAGATTTTCATGCTAGTGTTTATTTATTATATATTGTCACTACAACCCTGATAATCATTAGTATTAAGCTGATTATCAGCCTCAGTTTACTTGAAAATATAGTTTTGATGTCAGTATTTAGCTTGCTGATTAGTCTGTGTTATCTATTGATGGATGCTCCGGATGTGGCGATGACCGAAGTGGCGCTTGGAAGTTGCCTTGCAACCTGCATATTACTTAATTTTATTAAAATGTTAAAAACCTCTCCTATTATCATAAAAAACAATAGAATTATACCAGCTGTTATTATATGCTTATTATTTAGTGCCACATTAATATGGGTTATGTTTGATTTACCTGAATATGGTGATCCGAGTACAGCTCTGCATACTCATTTAGGCCAATATTACACTACTAACACCAGAATTGAAATAGGTACGCCATCACTAGCAGCTGGCATCCTAGCTAGTTATAGAGGTTATGATACTCTAGGTGAAACCTCAGTAATTTTAATTGCTGGACTGGCAGTGTTGTTAATTTTATCCACTACCAACAAAAAATATAGCTAA
- a CDS encoding helix-turn-helix domain-containing protein, whose product MPLGFHDHDFIKMMKHEPHGRNRIRLLAMYHLQLGKSFKAISAIVKLHWKTVQSWLRRFRNHGFEGLFESQRSGAPRKINTLQKSALFDKINMLSESETGGI is encoded by the coding sequence TTGCCGCTAGGTTTTCATGATCATGATTTTATAAAAATGATGAAACATGAGCCGCATGGTCGGAATCGCATACGTTTATTGGCGATGTATCACCTTCAATTAGGCAAATCTTTTAAAGCCATATCTGCAATAGTGAAGTTGCACTGGAAAACCGTGCAATCATGGCTCAGAAGATTTAGAAATCATGGTTTTGAAGGTTTATTTGAATCACAAAGAAGCGGCGCTCCTAGGAAGATTAACACTCTACAAAAATCTGCTCTTTTTGATAAAATCAATATGCTCAGTGAAAGTGAAACTGGCGGTATATAA
- a CDS encoding winged helix-turn-helix domain-containing protein, translated as MLLEEYGAKCALKTVYNTMHRLGFSWITSRSMHPKSNQETQNTYKKTSQTC; from the coding sequence ATGTTGCTTGAGGAATATGGCGCTAAATGCGCTTTAAAAACAGTCTACAATACTATGCATCGCCTTGGTTTTAGCTGGATTACTTCTCGTTCAATGCATCCAAAGTCAAATCAAGAGACTCAAAATACATATAAAAAAACTTCCCAGACATGTTAA
- a CDS encoding IS630 family transposase: MLTELLPKNIDRCNVDIWSQDETRVGQQGSLTRIWAKRGTRPRKVRQQQFISTYIYGAACHDTGESFALILPYANTRAMNKFLEDLSLTTQSNRHIALLMDNAGWHTAKKLTVPSNITLIPLPPYAPELNAMEQVWEWIKNHFLSNQCYGAYEDIVTMACYAWNQLAQNVDLVKSIMYRDWINTPC; the protein is encoded by the coding sequence ATGTTAACAGAATTATTACCAAAAAATATCGATAGATGTAACGTTGATATATGGTCTCAGGATGAAACTCGAGTTGGGCAACAAGGTAGCTTAACTCGTATATGGGCTAAACGCGGCACTAGACCCCGTAAAGTTCGGCAACAGCAATTCATTTCAACATACATTTACGGAGCTGCTTGCCATGATACGGGAGAATCTTTTGCATTAATTTTACCATATGCCAACACACGGGCAATGAATAAATTCTTAGAAGACCTTTCTCTCACTACTCAAAGCAACCGACATATAGCTTTACTAATGGATAATGCAGGTTGGCACACAGCCAAAAAACTAACTGTTCCAAGCAATATCACTTTGATACCGCTTCCGCCTTATGCACCAGAACTTAATGCAATGGAACAAGTTTGGGAGTGGATCAAAAATCATTTCTTGTCTAACCAATGTTACGGTGCATATGAAGATATTGTCACTATGGCTTGTTACGCTTGGAATCAACTTGCTCAGAATGTAGATTTAGTAAAATCAATTATGTATAGAGACTGGATAAATACACCGTGTTAA
- a CDS encoding AbrB/MazE/SpoVT family DNA-binding domain-containing protein has translation MYVSTVTISSKGQIVLPKKVRNALNTNIISLIINDQNQVLITPIHELGSSLASYSKDTDLSLEEIREKAWKNTILAKTNDFASEE, from the coding sequence ATGTATGTAAGCACGGTAACAATATCCTCTAAAGGGCAAATAGTTCTACCTAAAAAAGTTCGTAACGCTCTTAATACTAATATCATATCTTTAATTATTAATGATCAGAATCAAGTTCTAATTACTCCAATACATGAGTTGGGTAGTAGTCTTGCTTCTTATTCCAAAGATACAGATCTATCTTTGGAGGAAATAAGAGAAAAGGCTTGGAAAAATACTATTTTAGCTAAGACTAATGATTTTGCGAGTGAAGAATGA
- a CDS encoding PIN domain-containing protein, with amino-acid sequence MKYYCDTNFVVRYLLGDNKEMLAKTKEVFTQVQTGKIFLILEQTVFTEIVFVLSSFYKVPKNKISEILSELLAYKGVVCEDKASLLLALDLYHKQNLHIVDCLLIAKAELAGLDILSFDQKLMNVSNKKDRL; translated from the coding sequence ATGAAATATTATTGTGATACTAATTTTGTTGTTCGTTACCTATTAGGCGATAACAAAGAAATGTTAGCAAAAACTAAAGAGGTTTTTACACAAGTACAAACCGGTAAAATATTTTTAATTCTTGAGCAAACAGTTTTTACCGAAATAGTTTTTGTCCTGTCATCATTTTATAAAGTTCCTAAAAATAAAATATCAGAAATATTATCTGAACTTCTCGCTTACAAGGGAGTTGTTTGTGAAGATAAAGCATCATTATTACTAGCTCTTGATCTTTATCATAAACAGAATCTGCATATAGTAGATTGTTTGCTTATTGCGAAAGCAGAGCTGGCTGGTCTAGATATTCTTTCTTTTGACCAAAAATTGATGAACGTTAGTAATAAAAAGGATAGGCTTTAA
- a CDS encoding recombinase family protein, whose translation MARKTVGYIRVSHFDQNPERQLEGIKLDKKFIDKASGKDTNRPALEELIGYVREDDIIIVHSMDRLTRNLDDLRKIVKTLTSQNIQIKFIKENLIFAGDDSPMANLSLSVMGAFAEFERSLIKERQMEGISLAKKKGLYKGRAAVLNQEQVTLLQSKITLGIPKAKIARKLNISRRTLYNYIPAEPSKSADHV comes from the coding sequence ATGGCCAGAAAAACAGTAGGTTATATTAGGGTAAGTCACTTTGACCAAAATCCAGAGAGGCAGTTAGAAGGCATTAAGTTAGACAAAAAGTTTATAGATAAAGCTTCTGGTAAGGATACCAACCGCCCTGCTCTAGAAGAACTAATCGGCTATGTACGGGAAGATGATATAATTATCGTTCATTCTATGGATAGATTAACACGTAACCTTGATGACCTTAGAAAGATTGTAAAAACACTCACCTCACAAAACATACAAATTAAATTCATTAAAGAAAATCTAATCTTCGCCGGTGACGATTCCCCAATGGCTAATCTATCACTATCAGTAATGGGGGCATTCGCAGAATTTGAAAGATCTTTGATTAAAGAAAGGCAAATGGAAGGTATTAGCTTAGCAAAAAAGAAGGGACTTTACAAAGGAAGAGCCGCAGTCCTTAACCAAGAGCAGGTCACTCTATTACAATCAAAAATCACTCTCGGTATTCCAAAAGCTAAAATTGCTCGTAAACTTAACATTTCTAGGCGTACCTTGTATAATTATATTCCTGCTGAGCCGAGCAAAAGTGCAGATCATGTGTAA